The nucleotide window ACCGGGGATTCTCCTCCCGTTCCCGACCCAGCAGCACCCGCACCACCGCCGGAGTCAGGTTGTCATACCGGATCATGCCCGTCGGGACTCCACCGAGCCGGTCGAAGGCCTTCACATGACCGTCGAGAAACGACTCCTGAGCCTGGTTGGCGTAAGCAATGTGCACGGCTTTACCCGAATGCGATAGGCGCAGAATGAACATCCACAGCTTCAACCACACCCCACCGATGAGGGCGTAGAACTCCCCGAAGTCGACCTCGGCTTCAGCCGCCGGGGCATGGGTTTGAGGAACCTTGACCTCCAACGACTGATCGAAAATGTCCCGGCGCAGCTTCGCGACCAGGGTTCGCACACTCGACTCCGCAACCTCGACTCCTTCCTCCTCGACGAGGCGCTGCCAGACCCGCCGGGCGGTATGACGCTGCTTCCGAGGGACCTCTTTGTCAGCAACTAACCAAGCCCGGACGGTGGCAACGTGCTCACCGAGGACTGGTGCTACCCTCTCCGGAGTCTTCCGCCGCGGTGGTACCGCATCCGCCAACGCCTGACGTACCGTCCTGCGGTGGACCTTGTACTTTTGGGCTAACTGTCGAATCGACATCTCATGGTCTCTGTGGTCTCGTCGGATATTCTCGAATTGCTCCACTCTCGACATCTCCTTCATATGCCCCACCTCTTCGTGAACGTCTTGGTCGACATCACGAACGGTACGGCTGGTAGGTCGGGGGTGGGGCCAAATCAGAGGATCATTTTTGCTCCAAGTGGGGCCATTTCAGACTGTCACACTCAGTCTGCCTTGAGACTGGCAACAATGCGTGCTTTCACAGCTGCCCTTTTTGCCTCAAGGCCCGCAGTTTTTTCAAGTAAGCGTTCTCCGCTTCAGCCCGCAGCAGCCGGTCTTGCAGCTGCCGATACTCGGCCAGGCTGATGTCCTCGACATGCGTCTTCTTCGCCATCAGGTCTGGCTTCGACGGTGCCGGATCAGCATCGGGGTCCTGACCGTTGTCGAGGGCTCGTATTCGTGCTGTCTTGCCTTTGGCCGGCGGCGGTGTCACGAACGCGTCTTCGCCCTTGTCCCGGTATTTCTTCGCCCAATCAACCACGGTACGCGAGGACGCCAAACCGAGCTCTTGAGCCAGGACGACTTTGTGTTCGCCGTCGAGGTACCGTTTCGCAGTCGCGATCTTCGTCTCTGCCGGTATGCGGCGGGGCTGGTGCGGTTCCATGACCGATATTGTTCCACGCACCAGCCACCGGTCGTGGAGGAGTTTGAGCGTGGGTTTATGCACGTCGAGCTTCGTGGCTGTCGCGGCATAGCCGTGCCCTTTGTCGAAGAGGTCGATCGCGGCCCTGGCTTGTTCGTCTGTGATCAGACAGTCCTTACGCATGGAGTGGTCCCTTCAAGTTGTCTTGTGTTGATCACAGTCCAACTTTCGGGGACCACTCCATCGCTAGGTTGCTGGGGCGCCGTCAGGTAGTAAGGGGAGTGTGTAGCGTGGGGTTATGCAGAAGATGACACGCGCCCAGGCGCGCAGGACGGCCATCGCGGCGACCGGGCTCGATCGGCCGCGACCGGAGCGCGTGACTGCTCGCCACCTGAAATCTGTGTTCGAGACCATGGGGCTGACCCAGATCGATTCCGTGGCACGCGTCGTCCGCTCCCATTACCTGCCCTTCTTCTCCCGCCTGGGACCGTATCCGCGGGAGACGCTCGACCGGCTGTTCTACCGCTCGCCGAGGATGGGCGTCGAATACTGGGCACATGCCGCGGCGTTCGTGCCCCCACAGACGTGGAAGCACTTCGCGGGCAGCCGCACCGAATGGTGGCGCAACGACTACGGACAGCGCCACCCCGAGTCCGGGCCGGCCTTCCGCGAACTGCAGGCCGCCGTCCTCGAGGTGCTGGCCGAGCGCCCGAAGACGGCACGTGAGGTCGGCGAACTCGTCGACCACGATCTGCCCGAACGTCACCGCGGGCATTGGGGATGGAACCCGAGCCAGGTGAAACTCGCCCTCGAAGCACTGTTCGCCGGAGGCATCGTCAGCAGCGCCGGCCGCAATGATCACTTCGAACGCATCTACGCGCTCACGCACCAGGTGTCGCCAGATCTGCCCGAGACGCCTCTGGCCTTCGGCGCCGCGGACGAGCCGCAGCTGGGACTCGATCCTGCCGCCCCCAGGCACCGGGGAGTCTCCGGCGTCGACAATGACGTCCTCGCCCTGACCCGCACCGCTGCACGCGCACTGGGCATCGCCCGCCCCGACGACATCGCCGACTACTTCCGACAGCTGCGCGCACCCACCGATGCTGCCATCACCGAACTGCTTGCGACCGGGGAGCTGCGCGACGTCGAGGTCGACGGCGTTCCCGCTCTGCGCTGGCACGCGGCGCGCACCCCGCGAACGGTGAAGGCTCGGGCACTGCTGGCGCCATTCGATCCGCTCGTCTTCCACCGCCCGCGCCTCGAATGGCTCTTCGACTTCCACTACCGCATCGAGATCTACACCCCGGCACCGAAGCGTGTGCACGGGTACTACGTGACGCCGTTCCTCCTCGGCGATCGGATCGTCGGACGTGTCGATCTGCACCGGGACCGTGCGGCGGGGATCCTGCGCGCACACCGGGTGACATGGGAACCGGGGGAGGAGCACACCGAGGAACTCCTCGCAGAGCTCTCCACGATGGCCGGATGGCTGGGCCTGACCGGCGTGGACCTCGAAGGCACTCACCTGCCATTAAGCTAGAGACTATACAGTCGTTCGAGTTGTTGTCCGGCAGTCATGCCGATTAGGAGAAAAGTGGCTAATTTCCTCGAGAAGCTTCTGCGCACAGGCGAAGGCAGAACTCTGAAGAAGCTCCGCCGATACACGGACGCCATCAATGCGCTGTCCGATGAGTTCAGTGAGATGACCGACACTGAGCTGCGTGAGGAAACCGGCCGGTTCAAGGAGCGCTACAAGGACGGAGAGAGCCTCGACTCCCTCCTGCCCGAAGCGTTCGCCACCGTGCGCGAGGCATCGAGCCGCACCCTGGGCCTGCGCCACTTCGACGTCCAGCTCATGGGCGGGGCGGCCCTGCACATGGGCAATATCGCGGAGATGAAGACCGGTGAAGGCAAGACCCTCGTCGCCACCGCTCCGGCGTATCTCAACGCACTGACCGGTGACCCGGTCCACATCATCACGGTCAACGACTATCTGGCCACCTACCAGTCCGAGCTCATGGGACGCGTGTTCCGCTTCCTCGGTATGGAGACCGGCTGCATCCAGGCGAACATGCCGTCTGATCTGCGCCGCAAGCAGTACGCCGCGGACATCACCTATGGCACGAACAACGAATTCGGCTTCGACTACCTGCGCGACAACATGGCCTGGTCCGCCGATGAGCTCGTCCAGCGCGGACACGCCTTCGCCATCGTCGATGAGGTCGACTCGATCCTCATCGATGAGGCACGCACCCCGCTCATCATCTCCGGTCCGGCCGAAGGAGATTCGAACCGCTGGTACGGAGAGTTCGCGAAGGTCGTCAAGAGGCTGAAGACCGACCGCGACTACGAAGTCGATGAGAAGAAGCGCACCGTCGGTGTGCTCGAGCCCGGCATCGAACGCGTCGAGGACTACCTGGGCATCGGCAACCTCTACGACGCCGAGAACACTCCGCTCATCAGCTTCCTCAACAACGCCATCCGCGCCAAGGAGCTGTTCAAGAAGGACAAGGACTACGTCGTCCTCGACGGCGAAGTCCTCATCGTCGACGAGCACACCGGACGTGTGCTCAAGGGCCGCCGCTACAACGAAGGCCTCCACCAGGCCATCGAGGCGAAGGAAGGGGTGAAGGTCCAGGCGGAGAACCAGACGCTGGCCACGATCACCCTGCAGAACTTCTTCCGCCTCTACGACAAGCTCTCAGGCATGACCGGTACGGCCGAGACCGAAGCCGCGGAATTCATGTCGACCTACAAACTCGGCGTGGTCCCGATTCCGACGAACAAGCCGATGCAGCGCGTCGACCAGTCTGACTTCGTCTACAAGAACGAGGTCGCGAAGTTCGCCGCCGTCGTCGACGACATCGTCGAACGACACGAGAGCGGCCAGCCGGTCCTCGTCGGCACGACCAGCGTGGAGAAGAGCGAATACCTCTCCAAGCACCTGGCCAAGCGCGGCGTCAAGCACGAAGTCCTCAACGCGAAGAACCATGCTCGTGAGGCGTCGATCGTCGCGATGGCCGGACGCAAGGGCTCGGTCACCGTGGCCACGAACATGGCCGGTCGCGGCACCGACATCATGCTCGGCGGCAATGCCGAATTCCTCGCCGTCGCCGAAATGGAGAAGCGCGGACTCGACCCGGTCGAGAACGAGGACCAGTACGAGGCCGAATGGCAGGACGTGCTCAAAGATGCCGAAAAGAAGGTCAAGGCCGACGCCGAGGAGGTCGTCGAACTCGGCGGTCTCTACGTCCTCGGCACCGAACGCCACGAATCCCGGCGCATCGACAACCAGCTGCGCGGACGTTCCGGTCGCCAGGGAGATCCCGGTGAATCCCGGTTCTACCTGTCTCTGACCGATGACCTCATGCGCCTGTTCGGCTCGGGTGCCGCCGAACGCATCATGGCCACGGCGAACGTGCCCGATGATGTGCCGCTGGAATCGAAGATGGTCAGCCGCGCCATCCTCTCCGCCCAGTCCCAGATCGAACAGCGCAACGCTGAGCAGCGCAAGAACGTCCTCAAATACGATGACGTGCTCAACCGGCAGCGCACCGTCATCTACGATGAGCGTCGCCGCGTCCTCGACGGAGCCGACCTCGAAGAGCAGGTCGCGAACTTCCGCGAAGAGGTCATCGACGCCTATGTCGCCGAGGCGACGACGGGCCCGGTCGAAGACTGGCAGATCGACGAACTCTTCGAAGCCCTCGATAAGATCTACACTCCCTCGATCACCTCCGAGGACCTCGCCGAGGAGCTCGGCGGGCTCGGCAATCTCACGAAGAACCGCCTCAACCAAGAGATCCAGTCCGATATCGCAGTGTTCTACTCCCAGCGTGAAGAGGAACTCGGTGAGGACGCCACCCGCGAACTCGAACGCCGGGTTGTGCTCTCCGTCATCGATAAACGCTGGCGTGAGCACCTCTACGAGATGGACTACCTCAAGAACGGCATCGGACTGCGTGCGATGGCGCAGAAGGATCCGCTGGTGGAGTACCAGCGTGAGGGCTTCGAGATGTTCAAGACCATGCAGGATGGGATCAAGGAGGACGTCGTTCGCCTGACGAATACTCTGCAGGTCCAGGTGAGCTCCTCGGCGGCAGAGTCCGGCGAGGATTCCGAAGTCGAAGTCGATGCAGAGGAGCTGCGGCACACGACTCCGAAGATGCAGCTCTCAGCCCCTTCGGAAGACGGCTCCTCTTCGATCTCCGAATCCGAGGACGACGACGAACCGGCTCCGGCCAACCGTGCTCAGCGACGGGCGAAGAAGAAGGCCAGGAACTGAAACCGACGGCGCGCAGCCCTCACATGGTCTGCAGCGCCGTCAGCGTCCACCGGGTGGTGAGCAGCTCCAAACGGACTGCCACCGCCCGGATTCGGTTCGGGGTGCGCACGATGACCGTGACCTCGGCGACCCCCGAACTCACTCGACACACCTGCGTCCGACCAGGCTGCACCGCCCGCTGGCTGCCGAGCTCGCTAGCCGGCCGACGCGGTGCCACCTCGGCGCGCAGCTGCGCACGGTGATCGATCTTGGCCAACAGCTCCGGGTCGACCCACCGGGCGATCGTGTCGCTGCGTCGGACTCCGGAGAGGACTTCGAGGCAAGCGACGGCCAACGAGGCGGCCGTGGCCGCGATCCGCTGTCGTTCGTCAGCGGCCTCACCGCTGAGCCCGATGACCCGAGCGGTCGCCGATGGCCCCGCCGATGAGGTCGACAATGGGGTGGCCCGTCGCCGAGGCGGTGTCGTCGGAGCCTGCGGACGGGTGAGGATGAGCGGGGCGGTCATGGCTGAATCTCCAATCTCTGACCCGCGATGATGAGGCTGGGATCGGGGCCGATGATCTCGCGGTTGGCGGTATAGACTTCGTCGACGAGCTGCGGGGTGTCGTCGGGGGACTCGGCCAGTGAGGCCGCGATCGACCACAGGCTCTCTCCGTCTTCGACGACGTGCACGGTATTCGGGGGAACCGCGGGGTCCGGGTGGGACTCTGCACTGTCCGGGTTCTCCGGTGCACCGGCGTGGTCGTCGTCAGGTTCCCGCTGGTCGTGCTTCGGCGGGTCAGATGCGTCCTCCGGGGGCGGTTCTCCCGGCGGCGGTTCGGTGGGCCAGGCGGGATCGGGCAATCCGGATCCGGAGGGCGCATCATCCTCGAGGGTCGGCCACCCGGGATCTGCGGGCGCGACCGCCACCGGGCGAAGCACTTCCGAATGGGCAGCGGTGGTTCCGTCGACGTCTGAGACCGGAACGGCGTGAACGGCCTGGAGGGCGACTCCCGTCGATGCGACGGCGAGCACGCTCGAGGCCAGCAGCCTCGGTGTGACCCTGAGGACGCACCCCGCCAGGCGCGATCTGAGTCGACCGGAGGGCAGAAGCCTCAGAAGAAGAGCGAGAAGTGAGACGAGCCCGAGGCGTGAGAATGCCAGTACAGCGGTTCCGATGACGGCGATGACGACGAGATCGCTCGTCGTCCACGGCTGCGGAAGCTGTGCCCAGGCGGCGCCGAACGACCCGAGCAGAACCAGCCAGGAACCTGCGCATGCGATCAAGAGATACATCTAGACATCCTCCGTTGGATATAGAATCCAATGATGCTGTTAGATGTTATTTGTTGTCAATAGATCGATGACAACTACACCCGTGTAGTTCTCATGTGTTTCGCTTCGGGTCTTGAAAGTCGACTACAGCTGGGGCAGGCTTAGCGATTATGGATGATCGCATCGATGCACTCCTGGCGGACGTCGAAGCCGCCGAGGCCGCCGCTGGGCGGCATGCCAGAAGGGGAGAGCTCGGTGACGAGGTGGCCGCTCAGGCCTCCGAGCTCACACTGCGGGAACGGCTGCGAGGTTCGCTCGGGCACAGGGTTCATGTGGTTCTGCCGGGGCGAGAGGTCATCGGTCTGGCCTGCTTCCTCGGTCGGGGCATCATCGTCGTCGACGGTCCCGAATTCTCCGTCATCGCGACCAGTTGGATCCGCGGGCTGCGGTCGGACTCGCGAGCCCACCGTTTCGAAGCCGGTGGGCTGGAACGTCTGGGTCTGGGGTCGGCGCTGCGTCGATGGGCGGCGATGCACGTGGAAGTCTCGATCGACGTCGCCGATCGGCCCGCGCCCGTGCGCGGTCTGTGCGCTCTGGTCGGAGCCGACTATGTCGAGATCGCAGGACGGATCATCCCGTTCGCGGCGATCGTATCCGCCCACGCCCGGTCCAACCCCTTCGGGTGAGTCCGCGATGGAATCGAGCACACGGGAAGCGGCGGACTCAGTCCTCGATGGAACCGGTCTTGATCTGGTACTCGGTGCGCTCGTACATGCGCTGAATATAGGCTTCGATCTCCGACTTCTCGACGCGCCACTGGCCGCGTCCGCCGACCTTGATCGCACGGAGGTCGCCCGAGCGGACCAAGGCCCTGGCCTGGGCGATCGAGACATTGAGCAGTTCGGCCACATCAGTCAGTGGCAGGAAGCGGCTTTCGACGACCATGAGGTGACTTCTCCCATTCCAAAGGTCAGTGTGCTTGGTGATGCGTTTTGCCGAAAACATTGCTTTGGCATCATTTGATGCTCAATACTATCACTGAGAAACAGTTTCTGTCAGAGAAAATTTTCGCGAACCTGGAGACGCAATGGAGCTCTCGAAACGAATCCGCCGCCCCAAATGGACCGACACGAGGCTCCTCGTGGGCGCGATGCTCGTCGTTCTCGCTGTGATCGGGACCTACCTGCTCATCACTTCGGCGAACTCCACCACCCGGGTCTGGGCGAGTGCTCGCGCGCTCGTCCCCGGCGAGGCCCTTGAGACGGCAGACCTCACGGTCGCCGAGGTCAACCTCGCGGACATCGGCGGCAAATACCTGTCGGCGGATGAGGAACTGCCCTCCGGGACGAGCGTGCGCAGCGTGGTCGCCGCTGGCGAGCTGCTCGCCGCTTCTGCGGTGGCGCCGTTGACGGAGCTCGAGGGACGCGTCGTCGCCATCGACGTCGCCGGCTCCGTCCCCAGCGTCGTCGACGCGGGAAGCCTCGTCGACGTGTGGGCGCAGCCGGAGCAGAACGGTCTCGACGATGACGGGACCAAGCCGCGTCAGCTCGTCGACTCCGCACCGGTCGCTCACATCACGCGAGACGTCGGGAGCTTCGGGGTCGGAGACGGGGCGCGGATCGAGGTCTTCGTCGGAACGGGGGAGCTGGCCGATGTGCTGGCCGCCCTCGACGGCCGCAGCGTGCTGTCCGTGGTCGGTGCACCCTCTGCCGCACAGGCAGATGGCGGTCGGTGATGACTCAGGTCCTGCTCGCCGTCGACTTCGAATACGACCTCATCCTCTTCGAGCTGCTCAGCGACATCGACGATGTCACCATCGTCGCCCGTCCCGCCGACGAGGTGGAGCTCTTGGCCCATTGCCGGACGGGCAGCGCCGAGGTCGTCATCATCGGCCGCTATTTCCCCGGACTCGATGCCGAGGTCGTCGCCGCGGTCAGCGCTGCCGGAGCGAAGGTGCTCGGCTTCGGCGACGACGGCGAAGTGCTCGCCGGGCTCGGCATCACCGCATGGGTCGGCACCGACGCCGATGCGGACGAAGTGGCCACGGCCCTCGACGACCTCCGAGCCTCGACAGTCGTTCCGCCGCGGCCATCGGCACCACCCGGACCGGTGGGCGGCCAGGGCATGACGGTCACTGTGTGGGGGACCGGTTCGTCCCCGGGGCGCACACTCACTGCGGTCAACCTCGCAGACGAGGCCGCTCGGCTCGGCCGGCGCAGCGTCATCGTCGACGCCGACACGGTCTCCGGGATGGTCGCGGCGACGCTGGGTCTGACCGAGGAGTCCTCACATCTGGCCAGCCTGTGTCGGGCGCAGACCGACAGATCCGGTCACCTCGACGCGCATGCGGTTCCCCATGCGGTGGTCAGCCAGGACCTCCACGTGATCACGGGACTGACGAAGCCTGAACGGTGGCCGGAGATCCGGGCCTCGGTGCTCGAGACCGTGCTGCGCCGACTGGTGAAGATCTACGATCTCGTCGTCGTCGATGTCAGCGACCGCATCGACCCCGATGATGAGATGGCCGATCCCTTCTACGACCGGCACTGTGCGACACGGGCCGCGCTCGAAGCCGCCGACGTCGTTCTCGTGCTCGCCGCGGGGGAGCCGATCGGTCTGCAGCGGCTGGTCAAGCTGCTGAGCACGCCGCGAGCCGAAGAGCTGCGGGAGAAGATGCGATTGGTGATCACGAAGATGCGCGCCGGGGCGGTGGGCTCTCCGCCCGAAGCGAGAGTCCGCGAGGTCCTCGATCGCTTCGTCCGCGTCACCCCCGACTACGTGCTCAGTGATGATCGGGTCACCGCCGACGCCGCAATGCTGGCGGGCAGGACCCTGCACGAACAGAATCCGCGCTCAGTGCTCTGCCAGGAGATCGCCGCCATGGCCGAAGACCTGCTGCCCGGCCGCAGGCGGTCGCGAAGATCCGGGGGCGGACGCAGGCGGCGCAGCGTCCCTGAGCAGGGCTCGGGCCGCCGCGGCGGCAGCGTCACGGTGCAGGGACGACGAGACTAGGATGAGGGGCATGGCCATCCGCTGCTACATCCCGACCACCCTGACCGCCTTGCGCACGGGACTGACCGAGGCCCGCGCCGTCGCTCCCGACGAACACGGCCGCAGCCTGCGCGGCGAAGAGCTCGAGACCGCAGAATTCGACGCCATGTGCATCGCTGCCGCCCTCGCCGCCGACGCGGCGTTCGAGCCTGCGGGCTCGGGGACCGTGCCCGCGGAACGGCCGGATGAAGGTGCCGTCGCCGCGGAGTCCCTCGCCGAGGCGGGCCCCGCCCCGCGTGTCATCGTCGCCTACGACGCGCCCGAGTCCAGCCCGCGCCGACCACTCAGCGACGGCTTCGAACTCATCAGCATCGCAGCCATCGACATGGCCGCGGTGGCCAGCTTCCACCTCGACGAGGAAGCCGTCTGGGACGAAGCCGTGGAGCTCGGCCGGACCGATGGTGCCGCAGCGGCAGAGAGCCTCCTCGGTGAGTCGGATCTGCTGTGGTACGACGCAACGGAACTCGACCACCTCCTCGGCGACAGGAGCTGAGCCGGCCGCGGTCCTCAGGGAGTGCGGTCCTCAGAGAGTCTCGAAGCGGCGGAGGCGCTCGCTCAGTCGCTTGTCCAGGATCGGGACCACTGCCTGTTCGATCATCGCCCCGAACATCGGGATCGATGAGCTGATCTCGGCGTGCGCTGTCAGCTTCGTCTGAGAACCCACCTGGTGGAGTTCGATCACAGCGTCGATCTCCACAGGGACCCCCGCTGCGCGCGCGGACATTCGGATCTCGGCGTCATCGCCCAAGACGTCCCCGGGGATCATGTAGACCTCGACGAGCTCGGTCTCGTTCGGCAGCCGGGAAGCCAAGGCGGACGGCAGGTCCGATTTGGGCATCGGCGTCCGCACGGTCATCTCCGTGTCGGGATCGATGTGCTCCGAGCTGGCCTCGGATCCGAGTTTCTCCCAGACTTCGCAATCGGCGAGTGTGGCCAGAAACGTCTGCAGGTCGACCGAATAGTCGTGGCTGAGGGTCAGAGTTCGCATAGCTCCAGTTTGCCAGCGAATGAACGCTACACCACACCCGACCCCTCGGCGTGCCTTTCTCGATATTTGAGCATAGTGTGGGGGATGGCGGTTCGAGGACGTGCCGCTTGACGAATGCTCGGTGATCATAGAGGTGACACAGTGACTCAGGTCTCAATTTCGGACGTTGCAGAAGAGTGGAGGAAGCTGAGAGGGCAGAGTGCCCCCGAGAACTTCCTCGATGCGTACTATCCGCGATTCGAATCAGGGGCGAGCGACCCCGAGGCCTATGCCGCGGCAGCTGCCCGACACTTCGCCGTCGGCACCGAATACGACGGACAGACCCCGGCGATAGCGATCTACAATCCCGCGCCCGACTCTCCTGAGTTCCGTGACAACCACACGGTCGTCGCGCTCGTCCTGGCCGATATGCCGCATCTGGTGTCTTCGATCGTCAGCGATCTGGCTGCCAGCGGTCGCGCCATCCGCCGCGTCCATCACCCGATCATCACCGTCTCCGGTTCCGGGGCAGGCGAATCGATCGTGTCCCCGGCCGAGGCGCCCGCACTGACTGCCGATACGGCGAGTCTCCCACTGGTCTCCGAGTCACCGTCCCCGCAGTCCTCGGAAGCCCTGCAGCAGCAGTCGTGGATCCGTCTCGAAATCGACCGGATCCCCGAAGACGACTTCCCCGAGTTCGAGAAGCGGCTGCGTGAAGTTCTCGACTATGTCGCCGCGGCCGCTCGTGATGCCCAGGCGATGGCGCGCAAGGCCAAGGACATCGCAGCCGAACTCACCGCTCACGCCCCACGGCCCGAGCTGTCCTCGGAGGCCGAAGCCGCGGCGTCCCTGCTCGACTGGCTCGACGGCCACTTCACCTTCCTCGGCTACCGCGAATACGACTACACCCACGATGCTGAGCACAGCAGCCTCGAGCCCATCGAGGACACTTCCTTGGGCATCTCCGCTCTGCGTCCCCTCGTGAAGTCTCCGCTCAGCCGTGCGGTGGCCGAGAAGGCGCTCGAACCGCACGTGCTGGTGCTGACGAAGGCGAACTCCCGCTCACGCGTCATCCGCTCCTCGTTCATGGACTACATCGGGGTGAAGACCTTCGACGCCGCGGGCGAGATCGTCGGCGAACGTCGCTTCGTCGGCGTATTCAAACCCGAGTTCTACAACGACAGCGTCCTCAACATCCCGGTCATCGACCGGAAGGTGGCGAAGATCCTCTCCGCCAGCGGCTTCCCCGCCGGCTCGCACTCGGCCAATGAACTCCTCGGCGTGCTCGAGAACTACCCTCGCGAGGATCTCCTCCACGAGGACACCGAGGAGATCTTCGACGTGGTCATGGAGATCGTCGATATGCAGGAGAGGCGGGAGTCGCGGGTCTTCGTCCGCGCCGACCCCTACCAGCGCTTCGTCTCCGTCATCCTCTACCTGCCCCGCGACCTCTACAACACGGACGCCCGCGTGCGTGTGCAGGAGGTTCTGCGCGAGTTCTACAACGCCGACAGCGTCGACTTCGACGTGCTGCTGAGCGAATCGGCGCTGGCCCGCATCCACTTCGTCGCCCGCGTCGCCCGCGATTCCGAACTTCCCCAGATCAGCGCCGAGGAGGTCGAGGCCCGCATTGTCGGTGCCGTCCGCTCCTGGTCCGAGGACGTCCATGCCTTCCTCATCCCCGCCGAACACGGCGACAGCGGGACGACGCATGCCCGCGCCGACCTGTGGTCGAAGGCGTTCCCTCCCAGCTACGGTGAGCATCACACCCCCGCCGAGGCGGTCGCCGACGTGGCCAGGTTCGAAGCCCTGGACTCAGGGCAGGGTCCGGCAGTGCGCCTGTACCGTCCCGATCGATCGGCCGACGCCTCCGTGCGTCTCGTCCTCTACCGCTGCGAACGGGTCGGCCTGTCCGAAGTGCTGCCCTACCTCACGGCCTTCGGCGCGACCGTCGTCGACGAGCGTCCGCACGAACTCGACCTCGCCGACGGCAGCCACCGTTACATCTACGACTTCGGCCTCAGCTTCGCAGACGAGCTCGGCGATGACGACTGTGAACGCGTCTCGGATGCATTCATGGCCGGCTGGGAAGGCAAGAAGGAGGCCGGTGTCTTCGACCGCCTCGTCGTCACCGGTCTGTCCTGGCCGCATGTGACGATCATCCGCGCACTGGGCAAGTATCTGCGCCAGGCCGGGTTCACCTACTCCGACGCCTATGTCGGCGAGGTCTACAGCGATCACCCGGAGATCTCGAAGCAGCTCGTCGAGTACTTCGCCGCGAAGTTCGACCCGGCCGCAGACGACGCCGGTCGCGATGATGCGGTGGCGAACCTTGACGAAGCGATCGAATCCGCTCTGTCCGAGGTCGCGAGCCTCGACGCCGACAGGGTGCTGCGCTCCTCGCTCGAACTGCTGAGAGCGACCCTGCGCACGAACTACTACATCAATGAGTCCGGTGAGCTGCCGACTGCTCTCGTCCTGAAGATCCGGCCCACGGAACTCAGCTTCGTGCCCAAACCCAAGCCAGCTCTGGAGATGTGGGTGTATTCGCCGCAGGTCGAAGGCGTGCACCTGCGCTTCGGCACCGTCGCCCGCGGCGGTCTGCGCTGGTCGGACCGTCGCGATGACTTCCGCACCGAGGTCCTCGGTCTCGTCAAGGCGCAGATGGTCAAGAACGCCCTCATCGTGCCCACCGGCGCCAAGGGCGGGTTCTTCCCCAAGCAGCTGCCGCCGATGAGCGAGCGGGACGCGTGGATGGCGGCTGGTCAGGCTGCCTACGAAGTGTTCATCGAAAGCATGCTCGAGGTCACCGACGACCTCACCTACGGTGCTGATGACTCCTCGGTCGTCGTCCACCCCGACCGTGTGGTCCGCCACGACGGTGACGACTACTACCTCGTCGTCGCCGCCGACAAGGGCACCGCACGCTTCTCGGATGTGGCCAATGCGATCGCCGAACGCCGCGGATTCTGGCTCGG belongs to Brevibacterium spongiae and includes:
- a CDS encoding NAD-glutamate dehydrogenase is translated as MTQVSISDVAEEWRKLRGQSAPENFLDAYYPRFESGASDPEAYAAAAARHFAVGTEYDGQTPAIAIYNPAPDSPEFRDNHTVVALVLADMPHLVSSIVSDLAASGRAIRRVHHPIITVSGSGAGESIVSPAEAPALTADTASLPLVSESPSPQSSEALQQQSWIRLEIDRIPEDDFPEFEKRLREVLDYVAAAARDAQAMARKAKDIAAELTAHAPRPELSSEAEAAASLLDWLDGHFTFLGYREYDYTHDAEHSSLEPIEDTSLGISALRPLVKSPLSRAVAEKALEPHVLVLTKANSRSRVIRSSFMDYIGVKTFDAAGEIVGERRFVGVFKPEFYNDSVLNIPVIDRKVAKILSASGFPAGSHSANELLGVLENYPREDLLHEDTEEIFDVVMEIVDMQERRESRVFVRADPYQRFVSVILYLPRDLYNTDARVRVQEVLREFYNADSVDFDVLLSESALARIHFVARVARDSELPQISAEEVEARIVGAVRSWSEDVHAFLIPAEHGDSGTTHARADLWSKAFPPSYGEHHTPAEAVADVARFEALDSGQGPAVRLYRPDRSADASVRLVLYRCERVGLSEVLPYLTAFGATVVDERPHELDLADGSHRYIYDFGLSFADELGDDDCERVSDAFMAGWEGKKEAGVFDRLVVTGLSWPHVTIIRALGKYLRQAGFTYSDAYVGEVYSDHPEISKQLVEYFAAKFDPAADDAGRDDAVANLDEAIESALSEVASLDADRVLRSSLELLRATLRTNYYINESGELPTALVLKIRPTELSFVPKPKPALEMWVYSPQVEGVHLRFGTVARGGLRWSDRRDDFRTEVLGLVKAQMVKNALIVPTGAKGGFFPKQLPPMSERDAWMAAGQAAYEVFIESMLEVTDDLTYGADDSSVVVHPDRVVRHDGDDYYLVVAADKGTARFSDVANAIAERRGFWLGDAFASGGSVGYDHKKMAITSRGAWKSVERHFRELGLNTAAEDFTVVGIGDMSGDVFGNGMLRSEHIRLVAAFDHRDIFLDPNPDAARSFVERQRLFDLPRSSWQDYDRELISDGGGVFPRSAKSIDLSAEAASVLGIEPGRRSPAELMSEILKAPVDLVYNGGIGTYIKASTESHAEVGDKSNDGIRIDGADVRARVVGEGGNLGVTQLGRVEAALNGVEINTDAVDNSAGVDSSDHEVNIKLLLRTLLHKGAFAAEEREQVLHSFTDQVADRVLSNNYAQNVVLGEARAQTESMSGTYGRMLSYLEKHADLDRAVEFLPNADELAKREFGYYVSPELAVLLAYVKMHAANEILGSVVPDETWMRRELVSYFPESLQEKYGQLIPEHPLHREIATAKLVNRLVDRGGLTYIYRMLEETPASVPQIARVFVVVSEIFGLDDYFEAVCALDNQVPTEVQVKLQHDYVRLLDRSSRWLVQQAPDSLDVDSGIEMYGKVVEALRSRVPELVDGYDAEAMQAKAQDYIDSGVPSDLAWRAAALLDEFVLLDITQLAARANESAEDVAEVYYAVNERFSGSQVLTLIGGLDRSDRWSALARGSMRDDFYSVILSVAGTVLAATDSPISGTPDERAKQRLAEWLDRNDTVVSRVLETTETILGLDHVTQAPLSVLLRSLRSMVRSSAWESEHSS